From the Leptospira terpstrae serovar Hualin str. LT 11-33 = ATCC 700639 genome, the window CTTACCGTATATATAATCTCCTTCTGGATAATTCCAGATGGCTTCTCCATAACTTGGCACCTTTATTCCGTTAAAGTCTTTATAATCTCTCACAGGAGTTGTCCAGCGAGCCTTTCGCAAACTCCCATTATCTTGCAAAGCAGAACGGTCATCCGATACAAATTTCACCAACTCACCTGTTTCATTAAAAAAAAGAATAGCAGAAACTTTCCATTTTCCATTTTTAAAATATACTTTTGCAGACAATGGGCTTATTGGCTCCCAAGAGATTTTTTGATCAATCAATGCCGCTGGAGCAAACAAACAAAGGTCGTTTAACACAGTGACAGTTTCTGCCATTGTTAGCTCTTCCGTATCTAAATTAACAGCATCAAAAAGAGAAGCTACACGAACTAACATCGTAGCTTTTTCTTCCGAATAAGAATGAAGGACACGAAAGGGAATTCCCATCATACTTGCCTCCATATAGAAGTGGCGAGCGGGACGAATAAAAAAATTATACTGTTCAGAAGAAGAATCCATCGGATTTGCTTCAGGACTTTTGTACATTTGCTCTTTAAAAAGAATTCGCATGTTCTGTACTTTCGCTTTTCCGATGACACCGGTGTATTTTAAATATTTCCGAACAGGAGTAGGCATATGTCGAATGTCCGCTTCTGCAAGAACTGCCGGAGAAACCAATGGTTGGGTAGAAAACTCTTTATCCACTCTGGCAAAAAAAGAATTTTGTACACTACTGCAACCGAGTAAAAAGATAAGATTTATTTTACCGCAGAAAAAAAGAAAAAGATTTTGCTTTTTTAAAAATTGAAACTTCATGATACCGCCATCACCTAAAACTTGTAGACCTTATTTAGGATAGATGATTTAAAATTGCAGTCAAGAGAGAAGAGATTCCCTACAATTAGAAATTCTTACTTTGAATCATTCTAATAACAAAACTTCTGCTTGCTGGCCAGTATCAACCCACCTTTTTAGTGAAAAAATGAGTTAGACCTGACTCTACAAATATACCGAGCCTGCATCAGCTGGGCCAAACAAACCACGACAAACAGGGAAGTTCGGAGCCACATTACCCGAGGCTTTCACGATTGACTCACAAGGAAAAAACAGTACTTCATTCAAACAAACTGTTAGATCTTTTTTCTCCACATATTCATAAACCGAACCACAACTACGGAGTGTGCGTTGAGATTCTTTCGTTGTTGAAAACCCATTACAACCCGATTTCAAGGATGTAGTATAATAGGCAGCGCTAAATAAAGTTGTATCAATCGAAACTGGACAAAGGGTACGTTTAACGAGTAATGCACTATAAAATTTCCTGACTGCATAAGAACGTGAAACCTTACTGTCATCTAAACCGTCTCGCGAATCATAATATAAATCACCGATACATCCAAAAAATATAAACGAGACTAAAAAAACTATTTTTTGTAAATACAAATGGAATTTAAATTGAATCATTTAAACAAACAGTTGTTAAAATTGAAGTTGGTCAATTTTTTTCTTTAAGAGTTACAAAAAAAGAGGAATTGGTTTTTTATTTTTATATTGAGAAAATACATTACTGTGACAAAGGCCAAATAAAACTTATCACCGACTATTACAATTTTTTGATACAATTCACTAGAAGTTGAATATCCATATAAAAAAATCGCAAAAACGATCCAATTTGGTTTTGGAACCCATGTATACTGGAAAATCATAAGGAGAGAATATGGCATTCCAACAAATCCAAACGGGAATCATCACCGAAAAATTAATAGAAACGAAAGTATTTTATGAAAAATGGTTAGGGTTAGAAACAAAATTCGAATCCGATTG encodes:
- a CDS encoding DUF6544 family protein, with product MKFQFLKKQNLFLFFCGKINLIFLLGCSSVQNSFFARVDKEFSTQPLVSPAVLAEADIRHMPTPVRKYLKYTGVIGKAKVQNMRILFKEQMYKSPEANPMDSSSEQYNFFIRPARHFYMEASMMGIPFRVLHSYSEEKATMLVRVASLFDAVNLDTEELTMAETVTVLNDLCLFAPAALIDQKISWEPISPLSAKVYFKNGKWKVSAILFFNETGELVKFVSDDRSALQDNGSLRKARWTTPVRDYKDFNGIKVPSYGEAIWNYPEGDYIYGKFFLKNIEYNVKERKP